From one Triticum urartu cultivar G1812 chromosome 3, Tu2.1, whole genome shotgun sequence genomic stretch:
- the LOC125548467 gene encoding GDSL esterase/lipase At1g28600-like encodes MASERQGHRSISSCILLVTVVLLLSAPGSSSSCYKRIFAFGDSIIDTGNFVYSTGSAPNALKEFPYGMTFFHHPTGRVCDGRVLLDFYAQALGLPLVQPSLPEQRWGQCTFGANFAVFAATALPPEYFQRRGLSIPGSANLGMQMGWFKEVVQRIAPEPGARRLLGESLIILGEIGGNDYNFWLLNNNKTRETAYQFIPDVVNRIISIAQELIDLGAKTIMIPGNFPIGCVPKYLNDHQTGNRADYDQFGCLRWYNDFSMRHNTALFNEVNRLRARHPWVKLIYADYFGAAMEIFKNPHRFGIGDPLVACCGGGGRYHVGTCDKHSAIMGSPANCANWDGIHMTEKAYNVIADGVLHGPYATPPLLHSC; translated from the exons ATGGCCTCGGAGCGTCAAGGACACCGTTCCATTTCCTCATGCATCCTCCTCGTCACGGTCGTCCTGCTGCTCAGCGCTCCCGGGTCATCTTCTAGTTGCTACAAGcgcatcttcgccttcggcgaCTCCATCATCGACACCGGCAACTTCGTGTACTCGACCGGCAGCGCTCCAAACGCGCTGAAGGAGTTCCCATATGGGATGACCTTCTTCCACCACCCCACAGGCCGCGTCTGTGACGGGCGCGTCCTCCTTGATTTCTACG CGCAAGCGCTGGGTCTGCCGCTGGTACAGCCAAGCTTGCCCGAGCAGAGATGGGGACAATGCACATTCGGTGCCAACTTCGCGGTGTTTGCTGCCACGGCGCTTCCCCCGGAGTACTTCCAAAGACGGGGCCTTAGTATTCCCGGGTCTGCCAACCTGGGCATGCAGATGGGCTGGTTCAAAGAAGTGGTGCAACGGATAGCACCAGAGCCCG GTGCGAGGAGACTCCTGGGAGAGTCTCTCATCATATTGGGCGAGATCGGTGGCAACGACTACAACTTCTGGTTACTCAACAATAATAAAACTCGTGAAACAGCCTACCAGTTCATCCCAGACGTTGTCAACCGCATCATCAGTATTGCTCAG GAGCTCATCGACCTCGGCGCGAAGACGATCATGATCCCGGGGAACTTCCCCATCGGGTGCGTGCCCAAGTACCTGAACGACCACCAGACGGGCAACCGTGCAGACTACGACCAGTTCGGCTGCCTCAGGTGGTACAACGACTTCTCCATGAGGCACAACACGGCGCTGTTCAACGAGGTCAACAGGCTCAGGGCGCGGCATCCATGGGTGAAGCTCATCTACGCCGACTACTTCGGCGCCGCCATGGAAATCTTCAAGAACCCACACAGATTTG GTATCGGTGATCCTCTGGTGGCATgctgcggcggcggtggccggtACCACGTCGGGACATGCGACAAGCACTCCGCTATTATGGGTTCCCCGGCTAACTGCGCCAATTGGGACGGCATCCACATGACTGAGAAGGCCTACAACGTCATCGCCGATGGTGTGTTGCATGGGCCATACGCGACCCCGCCGCTGTTGCATTCTTGCTAG